Proteins from a single region of Pseudodesulfovibrio portus:
- a CDS encoding CobW family GTP-binding protein has product MHGRLNTLLPPALLDNPVQAAVELPRALITRANFIPGVRHRLGWRGVRDCAKGKGGLTAKVTGMTGVFGLYLLNAMDQGGAGLATMGIVYFPDPEEELVESFSIEAGIAAQAPDYLDRVREFTLYDDLRSLFTVAVVEIHFSPEGPGVSLALTAPERDTVTALDGVTVTTQNGPVQAVAPGGTDQDLPALDTALPFFESLAASASYCMGHGPQSLSRSSRPGMRRVYGGDAGMKSEPAPDGRDVRFGLGWNMAVPDNPDMSVPDLAWNAPDPLPAEFDGAPWLTGDIPGAANSLDKRTMGITEKPRLILLTGFLGSGKTTFLARFIEEQAGRNGFVAVVQNEIGQKGLDGKLLGQHYAVTEVDEGCVCCTLAGSLRAALTGILSEFQPDFVVLETTGLANPANLLSEIADLDDMLEFASVTTVLDAACGLRALTDHEVARSQVRLADILLLNKTDLADGDALGELETRIRDLNPTADIHRTTHGNVPSTALYGVNFRKRLNRPAPFLPPMGGHHATHEDDSIQSALIDFESPLDRQSFRDGVAGLPDDVLRAKGVVRFTDAAAPEVFQYVPGHHDLTPAEDAGDCFVVIIGRNAERIAGAFRSAVGA; this is encoded by the coding sequence ATGCACGGACGACTGAACACCCTGCTCCCCCCCGCCCTGCTGGACAACCCGGTGCAGGCCGCCGTGGAACTGCCCCGCGCCCTGATCACCAGGGCCAACTTCATCCCCGGCGTGCGCCACCGGTTGGGATGGCGCGGAGTGCGCGACTGCGCCAAGGGCAAGGGCGGGCTGACCGCCAAGGTCACGGGCATGACCGGCGTGTTCGGGCTCTATCTTTTGAACGCCATGGACCAGGGGGGCGCGGGCCTGGCCACCATGGGCATCGTCTATTTCCCGGACCCTGAAGAAGAATTGGTGGAATCCTTTTCCATCGAGGCGGGCATCGCCGCCCAGGCCCCGGACTACCTCGACCGGGTGCGCGAATTCACCCTGTACGACGACCTGCGCTCCCTGTTCACCGTGGCCGTGGTGGAGATCCACTTCAGCCCGGAAGGCCCGGGCGTGTCGCTGGCCCTGACCGCGCCGGAAAGGGACACGGTCACCGCCCTGGACGGCGTCACCGTGACCACGCAGAACGGCCCGGTGCAGGCCGTCGCTCCCGGCGGCACGGACCAGGACCTGCCCGCCCTGGACACGGCCCTGCCCTTTTTCGAATCCCTGGCCGCCTCGGCCTCATACTGCATGGGCCATGGGCCGCAATCCCTCAGCCGCTCCTCCCGGCCCGGCATGCGCAGGGTCTACGGCGGCGACGCCGGGATGAAGTCCGAACCCGCGCCCGACGGCAGGGACGTCCGCTTCGGCCTCGGCTGGAACATGGCCGTGCCGGACAACCCGGACATGTCCGTCCCCGACCTCGCCTGGAACGCGCCCGACCCGCTGCCCGCCGAATTCGACGGCGCACCCTGGCTGACCGGCGACATCCCCGGCGCGGCCAACTCCCTGGACAAGCGGACCATGGGCATCACGGAAAAGCCGAGGCTCATCCTGCTGACCGGGTTCCTCGGGTCGGGCAAGACCACGTTCCTGGCCCGGTTCATCGAGGAACAGGCCGGACGCAACGGGTTCGTGGCCGTGGTCCAGAACGAGATCGGCCAGAAGGGGCTGGACGGCAAGCTGCTCGGCCAGCACTACGCCGTGACCGAGGTGGACGAGGGGTGCGTCTGCTGCACGCTGGCAGGCAGCCTGCGCGCGGCCCTGACGGGCATCCTGTCTGAATTTCAACCGGATTTCGTGGTCTTGGAGACCACGGGGCTGGCCAACCCGGCCAACCTGCTGTCGGAGATCGCCGACCTGGACGACATGCTCGAATTCGCTTCCGTGACCACGGTGCTCGACGCGGCCTGCGGCCTGCGCGCCCTCACGGACCATGAGGTGGCCCGCAGCCAGGTCAGGCTGGCCGACATCCTGCTCCTGAACAAGACCGACCTGGCGGACGGCGACGCCCTGGGCGAGCTGGAGACGCGAATCCGCGACCTCAACCCCACGGCGGACATCCACCGCACCACCCACGGCAACGTCCCGTCCACGGCGCTCTACGGCGTCAACTTCCGCAAACGGCTCAACCGGCCCGCCCCGTTCCTGCCGCCCATGGGCGGCCATCATGCCACCCACGAGGACGACTCCATCCAGAGCGCGCTCATCGATTTCGAATCGCCCCTGGACCGGCAATCCTTCCGGGACGGCGTGGCCGGGCTTCCGGACGACGTGCTCCGGGCCAAGGGCGTGGTCCGGTTCACGGACGCCGCCGCGCCCGAGGTGTTCCAGTACGTGCCGGGACACCACGACCTGACGCCCGCCGAGGACGCCGGGGACTGCTTCGTGGTCATCATCGGCCGGAACGCAGAACGCATCGCCGGGGCGTTCCGCTCGGCCGTCGGCGCTTGA
- a CDS encoding ExbD/TolR family protein, with the protein MISWTRARPRPAAPDITPLLDVVFILLIFFVVSTVFAARGMDMDLPPAESSTPVYGTSMEIELRADGGLSWDAMPITRDALDNRLRVIAGLPFGKQPQNILFKADPEARVEDFVRIVDLVRTHGFSNLVIVTRSTDGHAGAGGRP; encoded by the coding sequence ATGATCTCCTGGACACGCGCCAGGCCGCGCCCGGCCGCGCCGGACATCACCCCGCTGTTGGACGTGGTCTTCATCCTGCTGATCTTCTTCGTGGTCTCCACGGTGTTCGCGGCCAGGGGCATGGACATGGACCTGCCCCCGGCGGAGTCCTCCACGCCCGTGTACGGCACCTCCATGGAGATCGAGCTGCGCGCGGACGGCGGGCTTTCCTGGGACGCCATGCCCATCACCCGGGACGCCCTGGACAACCGGCTGCGGGTCATCGCCGGGCTGCCCTTCGGCAAACAGCCGCAGAACATCCTGTTCAAGGCCGACCCCGAGGCCCGGGTGGAGGACTTCGTGCGCATCGTGGACCTCGTCCGGACGCACGGGTTCAGCAACCTGGTCATCGTCACCCGGTCCACCGACGGGCACGCCGGGGCAGGGGGACGGCCATGA
- a CDS encoding PAS domain-containing protein has translation MTHDTTPEGQKVGHDIPIQDLRSFVDDFPALLWRIEIARSRIEFLNDYPLYPLGDSARLFLKNRAFRKQMLLPEDAHLLDRFLDAVSQGKTMATVFRVHTPADSIMWLKLTGAVNSSDPRYYYGYLLDVGDTVDVIRDIQRSEAASRMRIDNVPTPILLINHQSLRLRQANAAARNLFGLPSPTTGRLPHFTEISSHSLEHLGAILNDLPYQPWSGKLAFNTYQGEPLKAEAELRWVPWKQTALVRMSVTPVQNDRKDAGRLRRNVQAAFSDAPNLAAMLSQALEHPDISKRCNAVMLSDIRAKNDTVQVFGAGTPLADMEPGEKFSYRGTIAEDIDRFGLDHLVVDDTMDSIKPIDWALFIPRGIRSYYAKPFYQNDVLRTVLILCSTEPERFVGMKPDAFDTVLVSLNEAVNTLRIRNGGS, from the coding sequence ATGACGCATGACACCACACCGGAAGGCCAGAAGGTCGGCCACGACATACCGATTCAGGATCTCAGGAGCTTTGTCGACGATTTCCCGGCACTGCTCTGGCGCATCGAGATCGCCCGCTCGCGCATCGAGTTTCTCAACGACTACCCGCTGTATCCGCTGGGCGACTCGGCCCGGCTGTTCCTCAAGAACCGGGCCTTCCGCAAGCAGATGCTCCTGCCCGAAGACGCCCACCTGCTGGACAGATTCCTGGACGCCGTCAGCCAGGGCAAGACCATGGCCACGGTCTTCAGGGTGCACACCCCGGCGGACTCCATCATGTGGCTCAAGCTCACCGGGGCGGTGAATTCATCGGACCCCCGCTACTATTACGGCTATCTCCTCGACGTGGGCGACACCGTGGACGTGATCCGGGACATCCAGCGCAGCGAGGCGGCCTCGCGCATGCGCATCGACAACGTGCCCACCCCGATCCTGCTCATCAACCACCAGTCGCTCAGGCTCCGCCAGGCCAATGCCGCGGCCCGCAACCTGTTCGGCCTGCCCAGCCCGACCACCGGCAGACTGCCCCATTTCACCGAAATCTCGTCCCATTCCCTCGAACACCTCGGGGCCATCCTCAACGACCTGCCCTACCAGCCGTGGAGCGGGAAGCTCGCATTCAACACCTACCAGGGCGAGCCCCTCAAGGCCGAGGCCGAATTGCGCTGGGTGCCGTGGAAGCAGACCGCCCTGGTCCGCATGTCGGTCACGCCCGTGCAGAACGACCGGAAGGACGCGGGCAGGCTCAGACGCAACGTCCAGGCCGCGTTCAGCGACGCGCCCAACCTGGCCGCCATGCTCAGCCAGGCCCTGGAACACCCTGACATCAGCAAGCGGTGCAACGCGGTCATGCTCTCGGACATCCGGGCCAAGAACGACACCGTCCAGGTCTTTGGAGCGGGAACGCCCCTGGCGGACATGGAGCCGGGCGAGAAGTTCTCCTACCGGGGGACCATCGCCGAAGACATCGACCGCTTCGGCCTGGACCACCTGGTGGTGGACGACACCATGGACTCCATCAAGCCCATCGACTGGGCCCTGTTCATCCCGCGCGGCATCCGTTCCTACTATGCCAAGCCCTTCTATCAGAACGACGTGCTGCGCACGGTGCTCATCCTCTGCTCCACGGAGCCGGAACGGTTCGTGGGCATGAAACCCGACGCCTTCGACACGGTCCTGGTCTCCCTCAACGAGGCCGTCAACACCCTCCGCATCCGAAACGGCGGGAGCTGA
- a CDS encoding ABC transporter permease, whose amino-acid sequence MNRESLLAQTGWFLAALALALLLTVIVCLPLGAPPLETIYVLFKGGLGSLSKFGRVLAGWVPLTLCAVGLLIPFTARLWNIGVEGQVIMGAIFCTAALRPFDDGGALHIGLALCAAMVGGAFWALLSGLLRVFGRVHEIFSGLGLNFVALGVTLWLIFGPWKRPGVASMSGTEPLDISLWLPRLGALSVSWVGLVLAFAAILAVYVLLHRSRWGLKMRAVGENPKAATLFALGPRRRLLQAFMLCGALAGLAGATQVLGVYHRLLPSISSSYGYTALMVGMMASFRLPLVPFICLFFAVLNVGSIQLPLQMGLDSSLSGVIQGVMVLSLFIIQGLRLWLKQRKGAD is encoded by the coding sequence ATGAACCGCGAATCCCTCCTGGCGCAGACCGGCTGGTTCCTGGCCGCCCTGGCACTGGCCCTGCTGCTGACCGTCATCGTCTGCCTGCCCCTGGGCGCGCCGCCGCTGGAGACCATCTACGTGCTCTTCAAGGGCGGCCTGGGCTCCCTGTCCAAGTTCGGCCGGGTGCTGGCGGGCTGGGTGCCGCTGACCCTGTGCGCCGTGGGGCTGCTCATCCCGTTCACGGCCCGGCTGTGGAACATCGGCGTGGAAGGCCAGGTCATCATGGGGGCCATCTTCTGCACCGCCGCCCTGCGCCCCTTTGACGACGGCGGGGCCCTGCACATCGGGCTGGCCCTTTGCGCCGCCATGGTCGGCGGCGCGTTCTGGGCGCTGTTGTCCGGGCTGCTGCGCGTGTTCGGCCGGGTGCATGAAATCTTTTCCGGCCTGGGGCTCAACTTCGTGGCCCTGGGCGTGACCCTCTGGCTCATCTTCGGCCCGTGGAAACGGCCCGGCGTGGCCTCCATGTCCGGCACCGAGCCCCTGGACATCTCCCTGTGGCTGCCCCGGCTGGGCGCCCTGTCCGTGAGCTGGGTCGGCCTGGTCCTGGCATTCGCCGCCATCCTGGCGGTCTACGTCCTGCTCCACCGCTCCCGGTGGGGGCTCAAGATGCGCGCCGTGGGCGAAAACCCCAAGGCCGCCACCCTGTTCGCCCTGGGGCCGCGCCGCCGGTTGCTCCAGGCCTTCATGCTCTGCGGCGCACTGGCCGGGCTGGCCGGCGCCACCCAGGTGCTGGGCGTCTACCACCGGCTGCTCCCGTCCATCTCCTCCAGTTACGGGTACACCGCCCTGATGGTCGGCATGATGGCCTCGTTCCGGCTCCCCCTGGTGCCCTTCATCTGCCTGTTCTTCGCCGTGCTCAACGTGGGCTCCATCCAGCTGCCCCTCCAGATGGGACTCGACTCCTCCCTGTCCGGCGTCATCCAGGGCGTCATGGTCCTGTCCCTGTTCATCATCCAGGGGTTGCGGCTGTGGCTCAAACAGAGAAAGGGGGCCGACTGA
- a CDS encoding FadR/GntR family transcriptional regulator yields MAQQQCKDGVSPMGKKDKALEKLGQVIQDLELKAGDRLPPERRLVELLDVSRNTLRSILHSLEARGLVSIRRGSGCYLRVGISSAHDNPLDLNLSPEKAIADQLEAAYMIMPMVAEHAAERIGERHLDELKRCSVNISRSIFQESTERVWSESLTFFRLIAVGTGNDFLVRTVEQICSADMPAYDFFFSMRRDEREAIFADHIKLLHAFRARDAEWARSITANYFLRMCRVLEEREQVPMNDLIFRSLREKAEQDEGIQTWQA; encoded by the coding sequence ATGGCACAACAACAGTGCAAGGACGGCGTGTCTCCCATGGGAAAGAAAGACAAGGCGCTTGAAAAACTCGGGCAGGTCATCCAGGACCTGGAACTCAAGGCCGGCGACAGGCTGCCGCCGGAACGCAGGCTCGTGGAGCTGCTCGACGTCAGCCGCAACACCCTGCGATCCATCCTCCATTCCCTGGAGGCGCGGGGGCTGGTCTCCATCAGGCGGGGCAGCGGCTGCTACCTCCGGGTGGGCATCTCCAGCGCCCACGACAACCCCCTGGACCTGAACCTGAGCCCTGAAAAGGCCATCGCCGACCAGCTGGAAGCGGCCTACATGATCATGCCCATGGTGGCCGAGCACGCGGCAGAGCGCATCGGCGAACGCCACCTGGACGAGTTGAAGCGGTGCAGCGTGAACATCTCGCGCTCCATTTTCCAGGAGTCCACCGAGCGGGTCTGGTCCGAGAGCCTGACCTTTTTCCGGCTCATCGCCGTGGGCACGGGCAACGACTTCCTGGTGCGGACCGTGGAGCAGATATGTTCGGCGGACATGCCCGCCTACGACTTCTTCTTCTCCATGCGCCGCGACGAGCGCGAGGCGATCTTCGCGGACCATATCAAGCTCCTGCACGCATTCCGCGCCCGGGACGCGGAGTGGGCCCGGTCCATAACGGCCAACTACTTCTTGCGCATGTGCCGAGTTCTGGAAGAACGCGAGCAGGTGCCCATGAACGATCTGATCTTCCGCTCCCTGAGGGAGAAAGCGGAACAGGACGAGGGAATTCAGACATGGCAAGCATGA
- a CDS encoding TonB family protein — MTRNQILGLCIAASFFLHMWGLDLDWRMDDPAGGDEMIIPADFAIAADVPAGDGMALEQAVDTGSEHSADSAARRLLRQARRRYFQQVREAVERRKFQAGGDLSGLIGNVLYSFSIRDDDTFADVRIRRSSGDPALDRAAGNAILAASGRVKRPDILKGQRFNLSVAVKYQYNL; from the coding sequence ATGACGCGGAACCAGATTCTCGGCCTCTGCATCGCGGCCTCGTTTTTCCTGCACATGTGGGGGCTTGACCTGGACTGGCGGATGGACGACCCGGCGGGCGGCGACGAGATGATCATCCCGGCTGACTTCGCCATCGCCGCCGACGTCCCTGCCGGGGACGGCATGGCCCTGGAGCAGGCCGTGGACACGGGCAGCGAACACTCGGCGGATAGCGCGGCCAGGCGGCTGCTCAGGCAGGCCCGCCGCCGCTACTTCCAGCAGGTCAGGGAGGCCGTCGAGCGGCGCAAGTTCCAGGCGGGCGGAGACCTGTCCGGCCTCATCGGCAACGTCCTGTACTCCTTCAGCATCCGGGACGACGACACCTTTGCGGACGTCCGCATCCGGAGGTCCTCGGGCGATCCGGCCCTGGACCGTGCGGCCGGAAACGCCATCCTCGCCGCCAGCGGCCGGGTCAAGCGCCCGGACATCCTCAAGGGGCAACGTTTCAACCTGTCCGTGGCCGTCAAGTACCAGTACAACCTGTAG
- a CDS encoding ABC transporter permease, which yields METFAFTVAAVLMAGAPLVLATLGETLTEKAGIINLSLDGSILLSAMAAFACAATFDSPWLGVLAGAGVGAAIAGALGLIGIFLGQSQLAVGFILTLLCRDLAYFLGHTFSRQPGPDLGLWTIPGLGDVPLAGPIFGSQSPVVYLSLFAIGFCWWWMYRTEGGMRLRAVGESPRAAFGRGIRVRLVRLYYCLAGGALVGLAGAAYSLAVKPGWGRPQGCEGAGWIALAIVIFGGWHPVRGALGAFFFAALQVAGIHLQEIFPSIPAPVFQVAPFPMMILTLLAVNMGRMGWVQDIVRRHPLFKKCSGAWPIEAPAALGQDFDPKKGL from the coding sequence ATGGAAACATTCGCATTCACCGTGGCCGCGGTTCTCATGGCGGGCGCGCCCCTGGTCCTGGCGACGCTGGGTGAAACGCTCACCGAGAAGGCGGGCATCATCAACCTTTCCCTGGACGGGTCCATCCTGCTGTCGGCCATGGCCGCCTTTGCCTGCGCCGCCACCTTCGACTCCCCGTGGCTCGGCGTGCTGGCGGGCGCGGGCGTGGGCGCGGCCATCGCCGGGGCACTCGGCCTGATCGGCATCTTTCTGGGCCAGTCCCAACTGGCCGTCGGCTTCATCCTCACCCTGCTCTGCCGCGACCTGGCCTACTTCCTGGGCCACACCTTTTCCCGCCAGCCCGGACCGGACCTCGGCCTGTGGACCATCCCCGGACTGGGCGACGTCCCGCTGGCCGGGCCGATCTTCGGCTCCCAATCCCCGGTGGTCTACCTCAGCCTTTTCGCCATCGGATTCTGCTGGTGGTGGATGTACCGCACCGAGGGCGGCATGCGGCTCCGGGCCGTGGGCGAATCCCCGCGCGCGGCCTTCGGGCGCGGCATCCGGGTGCGCCTGGTCCGCCTGTATTACTGCCTGGCCGGGGGCGCGCTGGTGGGCCTGGCCGGTGCGGCCTATTCCCTGGCCGTGAAGCCGGGCTGGGGCCGCCCCCAGGGGTGCGAGGGCGCGGGCTGGATCGCCCTGGCCATCGTCATCTTCGGCGGCTGGCATCCGGTACGCGGCGCGCTGGGCGCGTTCTTCTTCGCCGCACTCCAGGTGGCGGGCATCCACCTTCAGGAAATCTTCCCCTCCATCCCGGCCCCGGTCTTCCAGGTGGCCCCCTTCCCCATGATGATCCTGACGCTGCTCGCCGTGAACATGGGCCGCATGGGCTGGGTACAGGACATCGTCCGCCGCCACCCGCTGTTCAAAAAATGTTCGGGAGCCTGGCCCATAGAGGCCCCCGCCGCCCTCGGCCAGGATTTCGACCCCAAAAAAGGATTGTAA
- a CDS encoding twin-arginine translocation signal domain-containing protein, with protein MSDNMNRRDFLKGAATGVGVGLLGAMGLYSYSPARKQHFTQAERKMTDIGMCRSVKVTNISETSWFDNGTLMGDIKGAGGLLVNQYDYNWPPFGNGKGLGKGSYDEGIAQIKHLLPNKLDEAWEIIHANSVNPDNAGGYAALVEVEEMSGNKRKFLLDVGWSYKWCDECFKREGIDKMLENKEIEALFFSHEHFDHFWGLPVALKYDPEITIYIPEGFYPEGLQYIKDCGHKGKLITVKTGLNPVIPGMASYVFAIPIICRVYGEQSLYFNVAEKGLVSVTGCCHQGIIRFAETAYTEIKYENDKCYGIYGGLHISPFDDWDPKYDDLVISLGDYGFERIGCNHCTGVLCAKKFITAGYPVVEGTARFRSKDKAYLGNGDTITFG; from the coding sequence ATGTCAGACAACATGAATCGACGCGACTTCCTGAAGGGAGCCGCAACCGGCGTGGGCGTCGGCCTGCTGGGCGCCATGGGGCTGTATTCATACTCGCCCGCACGCAAACAGCACTTTACACAGGCCGAGCGCAAGATGACCGATATCGGCATGTGCCGGTCCGTCAAGGTCACCAACATCTCGGAGACCAGCTGGTTCGACAACGGCACGCTCATGGGCGACATCAAGGGCGCCGGCGGGCTGCTCGTCAACCAGTACGACTACAACTGGCCGCCCTTCGGCAACGGCAAGGGCCTCGGCAAGGGCTCCTACGACGAGGGCATCGCCCAGATCAAGCACCTGCTGCCCAACAAGCTCGACGAAGCGTGGGAGATCATCCACGCCAACTCGGTCAACCCCGACAACGCGGGCGGCTACGCGGCCCTGGTCGAGGTGGAGGAAATGAGCGGCAACAAGCGCAAGTTCCTCCTGGACGTGGGCTGGTCCTACAAGTGGTGCGACGAGTGCTTCAAGCGGGAAGGCATCGACAAGATGCTCGAGAACAAGGAGATCGAAGCCCTGTTCTTCTCCCACGAGCACTTCGACCACTTCTGGGGCCTCCCGGTGGCGCTGAAGTACGACCCCGAGATCACCATCTACATCCCGGAAGGCTTCTACCCCGAGGGGCTGCAGTACATCAAGGACTGCGGCCACAAGGGCAAGCTGATCACGGTCAAGACCGGCCTCAACCCGGTCATCCCGGGCATGGCGAGCTACGTGTTCGCCATCCCCATCATCTGCCGCGTGTACGGGGAGCAGTCGCTCTACTTCAACGTGGCCGAAAAGGGACTGGTCTCCGTCACCGGCTGCTGCCACCAGGGCATCATCCGCTTCGCCGAGACCGCCTACACCGAGATCAAGTACGAGAACGACAAATGCTACGGCATCTACGGCGGGCTGCACATCTCGCCGTTCGATGACTGGGACCCCAAGTACGACGACCTGGTCATCTCCCTGGGCGACTACGGCTTCGAGCGCATCGGCTGCAACCACTGCACCGGCGTGCTCTGCGCCAAGAAGTTCATCACCGCCGGGTATCCGGTGGTCGAGGGAACCGCCCGGTTCCGCTCCAAGGACAAGGCCTACCTCGGAAACGGAGACACCATAACCTTCGGCTAA
- a CDS encoding hybrid sensor histidine kinase/response regulator produces MESPDRPTVLVVDDNRLNIDLLVEILRNDYELQVALNGMTALEIVQDSLPDIILLDIMMPEMNGYDVCRRLKSDPRTQKIPVIFITAKTQIEDEALGLAIGAVDYLTKPVNPAIVLARIKTHLALYNQNQELEAKVSQRTEELEKSREKAKDASRAKSAFLANISHELRTPLNHIMGLSSLLLEMDTDPQRLELIRPINQGAGHLANLFDQLLDLTMLESDALVIDFKAFDFMKAVSQKAAIYKAYAEKKGIEFRFNASGDLPQSVHGAPAETMQALNILLLNAFRYTEKGYVSLDVRIDPDNFAGTDTDKVMILFTVKDTGVGIPEDKLDTIFDSFEIGEKVMTKRLSGSGVGLTISKYLVEKLGGKIWFETEQFKGSTFFISLPFTKVGE; encoded by the coding sequence ATGGAATCACCCGACCGCCCAACCGTCCTCGTTGTTGACGACAACCGCTTGAACATCGACCTGCTTGTAGAAATCCTCAGGAATGACTATGAGTTGCAGGTCGCCCTGAACGGCATGACCGCGCTGGAAATCGTCCAGGATTCCCTGCCGGACATCATCCTGCTCGACATCATGATGCCTGAAATGAACGGGTACGACGTATGCCGCCGCCTCAAAAGCGATCCCCGCACGCAAAAGATTCCCGTCATCTTCATCACGGCCAAGACCCAGATCGAGGACGAGGCCCTCGGGCTGGCCATCGGTGCCGTGGACTATCTCACCAAGCCCGTCAACCCGGCCATTGTCCTGGCCCGGATCAAGACCCATCTGGCCCTGTACAACCAGAACCAGGAGCTGGAGGCCAAGGTCAGCCAGCGGACCGAGGAACTGGAGAAAAGCAGGGAAAAGGCGAAAGACGCGAGCCGCGCCAAGTCCGCCTTCCTGGCCAACATCAGCCACGAACTGCGCACCCCGCTCAACCACATCATGGGGCTTTCCAGCCTGTTGCTTGAGATGGACACCGACCCGCAACGCCTCGAGCTCATCCGCCCCATCAACCAGGGGGCCGGCCATCTCGCCAATCTTTTCGACCAGCTGCTCGACCTGACCATGCTCGAATCCGATGCCCTGGTCATCGATTTCAAGGCCTTCGACTTCATGAAGGCCGTTTCCCAGAAGGCGGCCATCTACAAGGCCTACGCAGAGAAAAAGGGCATCGAATTCAGATTCAACGCCAGCGGCGACCTGCCGCAGTCGGTGCACGGAGCCCCCGCCGAGACCATGCAGGCCCTGAACATCCTCCTTCTCAATGCCTTCCGCTACACGGAAAAGGGCTACGTCAGCCTGGACGTCCGCATCGACCCCGACAATTTCGCTGGGACGGACACGGACAAGGTCATGATCCTTTTCACGGTCAAGGACACGGGTGTCGGCATCCCCGAGGACAAGCTGGATACCATCTTCGACAGCTTCGAAATCGGCGAAAAGGTCATGACCAAACGACTCAGCGGATCGGGCGTCGGCCTGACCATCTCCAAATATCTGGTGGAGAAACTGGGCGGGAAGATCTGGTTCGAGACCGAACAGTTCAAAGGCAGCACCTTTTTCATCTCCCTCCCCTTCACCAAGGTCGGGGAGTGA
- a CDS encoding MotA/TolQ/ExbB proton channel family protein, whose translation MNILEQGGLMMWPILALSILSLAVIAERFLAYTTRRFPSPDKLDPALALFRDNQAESALKHMEDAAPFYAPLFAAFFSAQPVERKEKDILHAGEGLLFALNRRLEFLATVATAAPLMGLLGTVIGMISTFSNLSASGNVDITLLANGIWQALLTTAAGLAVALPALLAHRWFCNQYEKTAYAMQHAANVFLDQLKTPGDRA comes from the coding sequence ATGAATATCCTGGAACAGGGCGGCCTCATGATGTGGCCCATTCTCGCCCTCTCGATCCTCTCCCTGGCGGTCATCGCCGAACGGTTTCTCGCCTACACCACCCGACGTTTCCCCTCGCCCGACAAGCTCGACCCGGCCCTGGCCCTGTTCCGGGACAACCAGGCCGAATCGGCCCTGAAACACATGGAGGACGCGGCCCCGTTCTACGCGCCCCTCTTTGCCGCCTTTTTCAGCGCCCAGCCCGTTGAGCGCAAGGAAAAGGACATCCTGCACGCCGGGGAAGGGCTGCTCTTCGCCCTGAACAGGCGGCTGGAATTCCTGGCCACCGTGGCCACCGCCGCCCCGCTCATGGGGCTGCTGGGCACCGTGATCGGCATGATCTCGACCTTCTCCAACCTGTCCGCTTCGGGCAACGTGGACATCACCCTCCTGGCCAACGGCATCTGGCAGGCCCTGCTGACCACCGCCGCCGGGCTGGCCGTGGCCCTCCCGGCCCTGCTGGCCCACCGCTGGTTCTGCAACCAGTACGAAAAGACCGCCTACGCCATGCAGCATGCGGCCAACGTCTTTCTCGACCAGCTGAAAACTCCGGGGGACCGGGCATGA